The Humulus lupulus chromosome 3, drHumLupu1.1, whole genome shotgun sequence genome window below encodes:
- the LOC133824118 gene encoding uncharacterized protein LOC133824118 — protein MGKLTIDAFFKRKSIEDKNFGENGQTYIPNSENLVPTHSKKAQRIESEIFDITSLERDPENVLKFGNTQLINKMKFVELILKLDHIKSNLKVIHHLDQRSIFDIFVALDKEGFIRERFFGDVHVRDTTALALKGVHRLQLALVAASREVSQVHQFFSILVFIINIVTASCKRNDELKEAQSVELATKIANDEIESGTGLNQIELQKKKFHIFNVEMQILLAINYYLFEFVFILHLMKEILEITCILCVALQQQSQYILNVMHIVASTKRLLKSFRDSGWDSFLMKITSFCKQHQIDIPDLDAQYVAKGGRSRNQQDKISVMHYYRVDIFITTLDYQLQELNSRFNENSVELLILSTAFDPRDGFKLFKIDDICKLVEKFYPDDFSELEVVRLRIELQHFVLDIPNHPELQSLSCIHELCQGLVKTRKEIMYPLIDRLLRIVLTLPVSTTTTERAFSSMKIIKTKLQNKMEDSFLNDCLIFCIEKEIATNFSIESIIDDFASIKNRRAQITYKNKN, from the exons ATGGGAAAGCTAACAATTGATGcatttttcaaaagaaaaagcATTGAAGATAAAAATTTTGGAGAAAATGGTCAAACATATATTCCAAATTCTGAAAATTTAGTTCCCACGCATTCTAAGAAGGCTCAAAGAATTGAAAGTGAAATATTTGATATTACCTCTTTGGAGCGTGATCCTGAAAACGTCCTCAAATTTGGGAATACCCAATTAATCAACAAAATGAAATTCGTTGAGCTTATATTAAAGTTGGACCATATCAAATCAAACTTGAAAGTTATCCACCATCTAGATCAAAGGAGCATCTTCGACATTTTTGTAGCTCTTG ATAAAGAAGGGTTCATTCGTGAACGATTTTTTGGTGATGTCCATGTACGTGATACTACGGCGTTAGCTTTGAAAGGAG TCCATCGCCTCCAACTTGCTTTAGTTGCAGCTTCTCGAGAAGTAAGTCAAGTTCATCAATTTTTCTCTATCTTGGTTTTCATTATCAATATTGTTACTGCATCTTGCAAGCGTAATGATGAATTAAAGGAGGCTCAATCTGTTGAACTTGCTACTAAGATTGCAAATGATGAAATTGAATCAGGGACGGGGCTAAATCAAATTG AATTGCAAAAGAAAAAGTTTCATATTTTCAACGTGGAGATGCAGATTTTGCTTGCAATCAATTATTATTTGTTTGAGTTTGTTTTCATATTACATCTTATGAAAGAGATTTTGGAAATTACTTGTATTCTTTGTGTAGCCTTACAACAACAATCACAGTATATTTTGAATGTTATGCATATTGTTGCAAGTACAAAAAGGCTACTTAAGAGCTTTCGAGATTCAGGATGGGATTCTTTCCTCATGAAGATTACATCATTTTGTAAGCAACATCAAATTGATATCCCAGATTTGGATGCTCAATATGTTGCAAAGGGGGGAAGATCTCGAAATCAACAAGATAAGATTAGTGTTATGCATTATTATCGAGTTGATATCTTTATTACCACACTTGACTATCAGTTGCAAGAATTAAACTCTAGATTCAATGAAAATTCGGTAGAGTTGCTTATTCTTAGCACTGCTTTTGATCCTAGAGATGGATTTAAATTGTTCAAGATTGATGATATTTGCAAACTTGTAGAGAAGTTCTATCCTGATGATTTCTCAGAGCTAGAAGTAGTACGTCTAAGAATTGAACTTCAACATTTTGTGCTTGACATTCCAAATCATCCTGAATTACAGAGTTTATCTTGTATTCATGAATTGTGTCAAGGCTTGGTGAAAACAAGGAAAGAAATTATGTATCCTCTTATTGACAGATTACTTAGGATTGTTCTTACTCTTCCTGTATCAACAACAACTACAGAACGAGCATTTTCTAGCATGAAAATTATCAAAACAAAGCTTCAAAACAAGATGGAAGATAGTTTTTTGAATGATTGCTTAATTTTTTGTATTGAGAAAGAAATTGCTACAAACTTTAGTATTGAATCCATTATAGACGATTTTGCATCTATAAAGAATCGTCGAGCACAAATtacttataaaaataaaaattga
- the LOC133822674 gene encoding U-box domain-containing protein 11-like has product MADGQGADRGAGDHHHHHHHSTLLLLSLVNDVVPVPICGGVFKKDCTDLVRRIALLTHLFEEMRDFKGEFRQCDDVSASASASASSSSSSSSSSSRGSWTSDLIVALQAAKCLLLLVAKFHSQNVPTDGGTKKIAFQFQCVTWKLEKALANFPYDHFDISEEVQEQVALVRAQLRRATERYGSMNSKKMLFHLSQPMEREIHVESENRVTETDMILEKRVSIEKKVTAKLDSLLRSDSLRRHNTDETSNNIEGLRRSCSTPDLHSTNDDDDGNGQISPDNKGPGVKKRDVIVIPDDYLCPISLELMRDPVIVATGQTYERSYIQRWIDCGNKTCPKTQQKLEHSTLTPNYVLRSLINQWCVKNNIEQPTGLTNGKMKRSDGSLRDVSGDIAAIEALVRKLSSRSIEERRGAAAEIRSLSKRSTDNRILIAEAGAIPILVNLLTAEDVTIQENAVTSILNLSIYENNKGLIMLAGAIPSIVQVLRAGSMEARENAAATLFSLSLADENKIIIGASGAIPALVDLLQNGSARGKKDAATALFNLCIYQGNKGRAVRAGVITALLSMLTDSGNSMVDEALTIMSVLASHQEAKAAIVKAGTIPVLIDLLRTGLPRNKENATAILLALCKRDNENLACISRLGAVIPLTELAKNGTERSKRKATSLLEHLRKLQQL; this is encoded by the exons ATGGCCGACGGCCAAGGCGCCGACCGCGGCGCCGgcgaccaccaccaccaccaccaccactccACGCTGTTACTCCTCAGCCTCGTTAACGACGTCGTTCCGGTACCTATCTGCGGTGGCGTTTTCAAGAAGGACTGCACGGATCTGGTCCGTCGGATCGCTCTGCTCACGCATTTGTTCGAAGAAATGAGGGACTTCAAGGGAGAGTTTCGGCAGTGTGATGATGTTTCGGCTTCGGCTTCGGCTTCGGCTTCGTCGAGTTCATCTTCGTCGTCTTCTTCTTCGAGAGGTTCTTGGACGTCCGATCTGATTGTTGCACTTCAAGCTGCGAAATGCCTTTTGTTGCTCGTTGCCAAGTTCCATTCCCAGAATGTACCTACT GATGGAGGTACGAAGAAGATTGCCTTCCAGTTTCAATGTGTGACGTGGAAATTGGAGAAAGCTTTGGCCAATTTTCCATATGATCATTTTGACATATCAGAGGAGGTCCAGGAACAG GTTGCACTTGTGAGAGCACAATTGAGGCGAGCCACCGAAAGATATGGATCTATGAACTCTAAGAAAATGTTGTTCCATTTATCCCAGCCAATGGAAAGAGAAATTCACGTAGAATCAGAAAATAGGGTTACGGAAACGGATATGATTCTAGAGAAAAGGGTTAGTATCGAGAAGAAAGTTACAGCAAAGCTTGACAGTCTTCTAAGGAGTGACAGCTTGCGACGTCATAATACGGATGAGACAAGTAATAATATTGAGGGTCTAAGAAGGTCTTGTTCAACTCCTGACCTACATTCAACTAACGATGATGATGATGGCAATGGGCAAATAAGTCCAGATAACAAGGGGCCAGGTGTTAAGAAGCGAGATGTTATCGTAATTCCTGATGACTATCTCTGCCCTATATCCTTGGAACTGATGAGGGATCCTGTTATTGTGGCCACAGGACAG ACATACGAGAGATCTTACATTCAGAGATGGATAGATTGTGGGAATAAGACATGTCCAAAAACTCAGCAAAAACTCGAACATTCGACACTGACCCCAAACTATGTTTTGAGAAGTCTAATTAATCAGTGGTGTGTCAAGAACAATATTGAGCAGCCCACTGGATTAACAAATGGTAAAATGAAAAGGAGTGACGGATCACTTCGTGATGTTAGTGGAGACATAGCAGCCATCGAAGCTCTGGTACGCAAGTTGTCTAGCCGGTCCATTGAGGAGCGTAGAGGTGCTGCCGCTGAAATCCGATCACTATCCAAAAGAAGCACAGATAACAGGATATTAATAGCTGAAGCAGGTGCTATACCAATTCTGGTGAACCTTCTAACAGCAGAAGATGTGACCATACAAGAGAATGCAGTTACTTCTATTCTCAACCTCTCCATATATGAAAACAACAAAGGGCTTATAATGCTTGCTGGTGCCATTCCTTCTATTGTTCAAGTTCTCAGAGCTGGAAGTATGGAAGCCAGAGAAAATGCAGCAGCGACCCTCTTTAGCTTGTCACTTGCAGATGAGAACAAAATAATAATTGGAGCATCAGGGGCAATCCCAGCTTTAGTAGACTTGCTCCAAAACGGGAGTGCACGAGGGAAGAAAGATGCCGCAACTGCATTGTTCAATTTGTGCATTTATCAGGGAAACAAAGGCAGGGCTGTTAGGGCAGGGGTCATAACAGCATTGTTGAGCATGCTTACGGATTCGGGCAATTCCATGGTTGATGAAGCTCTTACCATTATGTCTGTTCTTGCTAGCCATCAAGAGGCAAAAGCGGCCATAGTAAAGGCTGGCACCATACCTGTTTTAATAGACCTTTTAAGGACCGGGTTGCCTCGCAACAAGGAGAATGCAACTGCTATTCTACTAGCCTTGTGCAAAAGAGACAACGAGAATCTTGCCTGCATAAGCAGACTCGGTGCAGTTATACCCTTGACTGAGCTAGCTAAGAATGGCACTGAGAGGTCCAAACGGAAGGCCACTTCATTATTGGAGCATCTTCGAAAGTTACAGCAGCTCTAA
- the LOC133822675 gene encoding uncharacterized protein At1g66480: MGNSLGAKKTAKVMRISGEEFKVKAGVEAGQIVKDYPGHVLLESEAVKHYGVRAKPLDPNHELKARRLYFLVELPKVTITETRNNVKVPRRVQSGINMSAKDRLENLMLSRRSVSDLTMMKPMSITPADSPENGTPMRVTMRLRKSEVEKLMQESKDRAEAAEKIVGLCMVKNSTGSNNNNNNDNNNCYNNNVNGENGGRKRRGGIRDGANKPNQKRVSFCPISEGEIQIAVA, translated from the exons ATGGGAAACAGTTTAGGAGCCAAGAAAACTGCAAAAGTGATGAGAATAAGTGGCGAAGAGTTCAAGGTAAAGGCCGGAGTTGAAGCTGGGCAGATAGTAAAAGACTATCCCGGCCATGTTTTGCTCGAGTCTGAGGCTGTCAAGCATTACGGGGTTCGAGCCAAGCCTCTGGACCCCAACCACGAGCTCAAGGCCAGGAGACTCTACTTCCTCGTCGAGCTACCGAAGGTGACCATAACAGAGACACGTAATAATGTTAAAGTTCCCAGAAGGGTTCAGTCGGGGATTAACATGAGCGCCAAAGATCGGCTCGAGAATTTGATGCTGTCGAGGAGGTCGGTTTCGGACTTGACAATGATGAAACCGATGAGCATTACGCCGGCAGATTCGCCGGAAAACGGGACGCCGATGAGGGTGACGATGAGGCTTCGTAAGAGTGAAGTGGAGAAGCTCATGCAGGAAAGCAAAGATCGGGCTGAGGCGGCTGAGAAGATTGTTGGTCTTTGTATGGTCAAAAACAGTACTGGTAGTAATAACAATAATAACAATGACAACAATAATTGTTATAATAACAATGTTAATGGTGAAAATGGAGGCCGTAAAAGAAGAGGAGGGATTCGAGATGGTGCCAATAAGCCCAATCAG AAGCGAGTGAGTTTCTGTCCAATAAGTGAAGGAGAGATTCAAATTGCCGTGGCTTAA